The Blattabacterium sp. (Blatta orientalis) str. Tarazona genome contains the following window.
CTGTTTGATCCATTACCTTGATTCCCATTTGATAAGCCATATCAAAGGATATTTTCTTAAGTTTTTTAGCATATTTATCTTTTTCTGGATCCTTGGTATAGATTCCATCTACTCTGGTTCCTTTTAATAAAACATCGGCTTTAATTTCTATAGCACGTAATACGGCAGCTGTATCTGTGGTAAAATATGGATTTCCTAAACCTGCCACGAATATCACCACTCTTCCTTTTTCAAGATGATGAATAGCTTTATCTTTTACAAATGGTTCTGCTATTTGATCCATTCTAATAGCTGTTTGTATAGAAGTACATATTCCGACATTTTTTAAGTAAGCTTGGAAAGCTATTCCGTTTATAACAGTAGCTAACATCCCCATATAATCTCCTCCTATCCTATCTATCGTATTTTCCTTTATTCTAGAAGAAAATCCTCTAAATATATTTCCTCCACCAATCACTATAGCTACCTGTCCCCCCATTTCTACTACTTTTTTGACTTCTTCAGCGTATTGTTGAAGACGAGTAGAATGAAGTCCGAATTCGTTATTTCCCATAAGAGCTTCTCCGCTTAATTTCAACAAGGATCTTTTGTACTTCATGAAAAAGATATTTAAAAAAAGATTAAAGATTATGGAAAAATACCTAATTTTTCATAAGAATCTATGATTTTGTTTATAGCAAGAACAAATGCCGCAGTACGCATGTTTTCTATTTTTAAGGATTTTTTTAGATCACGAATCTTATGAAATCCATTGATCATTGTATCTTCTAGTCCACTACGTACTAGATCTATTTCTCTTGGTCCTCTTAAAATCATTTTTTTTTCTTCTATTGGAATTTTTTTTCTACAACTAGTTTCTATAACTTGCAGCAATTCTGTATTCATATTTTCACTAAAACGTTTTTCCATGCGTCCATAACGAACATGACTTAAATTTTTTAACCATTCAAAGTAAGAGACAGTGACTCCTCCAGCATTCAAATAAATATCTGGAACTATAAGAACTCCCTTTTTCCCTAATATATCATCAGCTTCAGGAGTCACTGGTCCATTAGCGGCTTCTCCAATAATTTTTGCCTTAATCCGATTGGCATTATGTTTATGAATCACATTTTCTAACGCAGCTGGAATAAGGATATCACATTCTAATTCTAAGGCTTTTTCTGTATCCTCTATATTTTTTGATTCTGGAAAATTCAATATAGATCCGGTTTTCTTCAAGTGAATAATCACATTTGAGACATTCAAACCTTTTTTATTGTAAATAGCTCCTTCCCTTTCTGCTAAAGCTACAATAATAGCTCCTGCTTCATGAAAAAATGTTGCCGCATGATAACCTACATTTCCTAGACCTTGGATAATCACTTTTTTTCCATTTAATCCTACATCAAGACCTACAGATAACATCTCTTCTTTCATCTTACATAATTCTCTAATTCCATAAAATACTCCTAATCCTGTTGCTTCTTTTCTTCCTCTTACTCCACCTTGAGAAACAGGTTTTCCTGTAACACAGGCTAGAGCATCCACTTCTCCAGGACTAAGAGATAAAAAGGTGTCAAAAATCCAACTCATTTCTCTTTCTCCGGTTCCATAATCAGGGGCTGGAACATCTATCCCTGGACCTATTAAAATTTTTTTTATTAATTCAGAAGTGTAACGACGGGTTATTTTTTCTATATTTTCTGTAGAGATAATTTGTGGATCAATTTTAATCCCCCCTTTAGCTCCACCAAAAGGAACATCTACTATAGCACATTTATACGTCATCAATGCAGCTAAAGTCATCACTTCATCTTGGTTTACTTTTATGCTATATCTAATGCCTCCTTTGCAGGGAAGTTTATGATGGGAGTGTTGAACCCTATATGCTTCAATCACTTGAATTTCTTTTCCTATTTTTACAGGAAAATGCATGCGATACACAGCATTACAAGATTTAATTTGCTCTAAAAGACCTTTTTTAATAGAAAGGTACCGTGCAGCTTTATCAAAATTTTTTTCTATACAACTAAAAAAACTATACGCATCAGCTTTACTTTTGGTTTTTTTTGACATAAAAAAAGTTTTTACACATTTAATGAAAAAAATTTCAAAACGACTGCCGGATGACCAGATACAAATCTACGTTTTATAACAATAAAACTTTCATCAAACATCGATTAATTTTAAATTATAAAATATGATTTAAATAAATAAAATATTTATTATTTTTTTTGGGATGATGATAATTTTTTGTAATATTTTTTCATCTAAAATGAACTTTATTTTAGGATGATTTAAAATTTTTTTTCGGATTTCCTCAATTGTTAGTTTGGATTCAAACGTTTCTTGGAATTTTAATTTTCCATTAAACATAATCGGATAAGTAATTTTTTCTTTCACAAGAAATTTTTGGTCATAAACAGGAAATGGATAAAAAATAATAGATTTTTCTTTTCCGAGTTTTCTCCAAAGTTCTTCAGCTATATGAGGAGAAAAAGGCGCTATTAATTTCACTAACGGTTCCAATATTTTTCTTTTATTGCATTTTAAAATACTTAATTGATTAACCATTATCATCAAATAACTAATGGATGTATTAAAAGAAAATGAATTAATTTTTTCCTGTAGTTTTTTGATGGTGTGATGTAAAATTTTTAGTTCTTGAAATGTCGGATCTAAGTCACTAACCTGAAATACTTTATTTATATGAAATAAACGCAAAAACTTATTTAAAAAATTTTTTATTCCATTGATTTTTTCCTCATTCCAAGGTTTTGATTCCATAACAGGACCCAAAAACATTTCATAAAGACGAAATATATCTGATCCATATTTTTCAGAAATCTTATCTGGAGTGATGACATTATATTTAGATTTTGACATTTTTTCTAATTGTCTTTGACAAAAAAAACGTCCCTTTTCTAAAAAAAATTTTGCCTGAGAAAATTCAGGTCTAGAATCTTGAAACTTATTGATATCTAATTCATTATTAGAATTTACTAGAGATATATCTACATATATTTTTTGTAAATTTTCTCCTTGATTATGAGAGTTTCTTAATCCATAGGAAATAAATATATTTTTTCCAATAATTTTTAGTATAGTAGCTGAATAATTCAGAATCATTCCTTGATTGAATATTTTCTTAAAGGGTTCTTCTGTACTAACCCATCCTCTATCTTTCAGAAATTTATGCCAAAATCTTGCATAAATCAAATGACCCGTAGAATGTTCAGCTCCTCCTATATATAAATCAATATTTTTCCAAATATGTTCTTTTTTCTTATCCAAAAAGAATTGATTGTTATGAGCATCCATATAGCGAAGAAAATACCAACTTGATCCAGCCCAACTTGGCATCGTGCTAGTTTCTATTGGAAAGACATATTTATTATCCACAAGAGTATTGGAAACTATTTTCATTTTTCTTTCGTCCCAAGCCCAATTTTTTACTCTAGTTAATGGAGATTTTCCATTTTTTGGATGATAATTATTTATTTCTGGAAGAAGCAATGGAAGTTTTTCAAGGGGAATGGTTTTTGGAATTTTATTTTTAAAATAAATAGGAATGGGTTCCCCCCAATATCTTTGTCTAGAAAAAATAGCATCACGTAATCGATAACTATTTTTTTTGAACCCTATATTTTTCTCTTCCAAGATTTGAATGACTTTTTTTTTAGCTTCTTGAACTTTTAACCCATTTAGAAAATCAGAATTAATGCATATTCCATTTTTTCCTTCATAAAGTTCATTATTAGTATTCTCTTCTTTTTTTTCAGGAGTCAAAACAGATAAAACTTCTAAATCCATATTTTTTGCAAATTTTTTGCAAATTTTTTCATGACCAGGGACCCCTATTATAGATAGGGTTTCATGATCTACAGAAAAACTATTACTAACATAAATAGGGATTTTCTTTTTTTTAATAAAAGGATGGATCACATAATTTCCTGTAAAAACACCAGAAATATTTTTTTCTTCTACAAGATTTTTTTTACAGTATAGAGAAACTTCTTCTCTATGAGAGGAAATAGAAATTTTTTCTGCCATTGGATGATCTGTAGATAAAATAATGAATGTCATTCCAAATATAGTTTCTGGACGAGAGATGAAAAGTTCTATTCTTTTGATATTCTCTTTTTGGTTTTGGAAAAAAAGTTCTAAAAAAATAGAATATCCTAATGTTTTTCCTATCCAATTATATTGTAATTTTTTTAAAGACTTGGAACAATCAACAGATTCTAATCCTTTTAAAAGTCTTTCTATATAAGCGGTAATTCTTATATGCCATTGTAACATTTTTTTTCTATGAATAGGATACCCACCTCTTTGACTTCTTCCATTTGTAATTTCATCATTGGCTAAAACTGTTCCTAATCCTGGACACCAATTTACTGTATTTTCACATAAAAAAGCCAAACGATAATTCAAAAGAATAGATTCCTTTTTAGAAGAATTGAATTCTTTCCACATTTTAGAATCAAATTTATAGTTTAAAGAATGACTAGCATTAACCAATAAATTTCCATTTTTATTAAATTCTTCTACTAAAAGATCTATCGATTTAGCTTTTTCACTAGTTTTATCATACCAAGAATTAAATATTTGGATAAACATCCATTGAGTCCAACGATAATAAGTAGGATCGCTAGTAGATAATTTTCGACTCCAATCAAAAGAAAGTCCTATTTTATCCATTTGACTTTGATATTTTTTTACATTTTGACGAGTAGTTTTAAAAGGATGCTGTCCAGTTTGAATAGCATATTGTTCTGCAGGAAGCCCAAAAGAATCAAATCCTATAGGGAATAGAACATTATGACCTGTTGTCCGTTTGTATCGTGCATAAATATCTGAAGCTATATATCCTAAACAATGTCCTATATGGAGTCCTGAACCAGAAGGATAAGGAAACATATTTAATATATAGTATTTGGAAGATTTATTTCCGTTATTTTCTTTTGTATGAAAAATATTATGTTTTTTCCAAAATATTTGCCAACGTTTTTCTATTTCACGAAAATTATATTCCATGTTTATTCTATTTTAAATTTTGTAAAATTACTAATGATTTTATTACGTAATTTTAGTAATTTCTAACTGGAGGAAATTTTTAATCTAAAAATTTTATGATAATGAAAAAAAAGTTTTTCTACAAAAAAGAAAAGAAATGTTTAATCACCATAAAGAATGTTTAGAAAATCATTTTGACGAAAATTTTTTAAATAATCAAACTATTAGTTTCCTAGTTAAATTAATCCAAGATCATCCGGATAAGGTTGTAGATATATTCATTTTGTTGAAAATAAATAGAGGAACTTCAGTTTTTAAAGTTTTAGATTTTCCTATAAAAAAAAAAATTATAGAAAGTCTTCCTTCAATTAAAATGATGGAATTATTGAATAAACTATCAGTAGACGATCGTGTTTCCTTCTTGGAAAATCTTCCAAAAAATTCTTTGAAAGATTTAATTAAATATTTAAATCCGGAAGAAAAACGTAATACATTAGTTTCTTTAGGATATCCTGAGAACAGTGTAGGCCGTTTAATGATTCCATATTATCTTGCTGTCCAAGACACTTGGAGTGTACAAGAAGTATTAGACTATATACGTAAAGAAGGTAAAAATAGTGATGTGATAGAAATAGTTTATATAGTAAATCAAAAAGGAAAATTAGTGGATGACATAAAAATACAAGAATTTTTATTAGTAGATACAGCTACAAAAGTAGCTGATTTGATGGATGGACGATACACAGCAGCTTTAAGTGTTATTGATACAGAAGAAGAAGCTACTAAGATATTTTCTATGAATAATCGAGTCTCACTACCTGTCATAGATGATCAAAAAATTTTGCTTGGAATAGTTACTATAGATGATATTTTATGGGTCGTAAATGAAAATTATAGAGAAGATATCCAAAAAATAGGTGGAATGGAAGCTTTGAATCAATCTTATCTGAATGTTCCTTTATCCAAACTAATTAAGAAAAGAGCTGGATGGTTAACATTGTTATTTATAGGTGAGATGTTGACGACCACAGTAATGCAGTATTTTTCTAGTGCTATAGAAAAAGCGGTTGTTTTAGCCTTATTTATTCCTTTAGTTGTTTCTAGCGGGGGAAATAGCGGATCTCAAGCAGCTAGTCTAATTATTCAAGCAATGGCTTTAGGAGAAGTGAAAATGAAAGATTGGTGGATAGTAATGCGAAGAGAAATCATATGTGGTTTTTTTTTAGGAAGTATTTTGGGTTTAACGGGTTTTATACGTGTTTTGACATGGCATAAGATAAATTTTTTTAATTATGGACCTCATTGGATATTAGTTGGGGTAACTATTTTTTTATCTTTAATTGGAGTTGTACTATGGGGAACATTTAGTGGATCTATGTTACCTTTTGTTATTAAAAAATTTAGGGGAGATCCAGCTAGTTCTTCTGCACCATTCGTAGCTACATTGGTAGATGTTGTCGGGTTAATTATATATTTTTCAATCTCTTATATTCTTCTTCAGGGGACTTTGTTATAAAAGATTGATTTCTTAATTTTTGGAGAACTTTTTTAAAATCTTCAGGAATTGAACAGGTAAAATGGCATTTTCCATTTTTTGGATGAATAAAAGAAAGGGATCCTGCATGTAAAGCTTGTCTTTTTAAAAGATTTAAAGAATCTTTGAAAAAATTTATCGATTTTTTCGATAAATATTTTTTCATAAATATTTTATCTCCACCATAAGTAGAATCATTGAACAAAGGATGTCCTAAATATTTGAAATGAACTCTTATTTGATGCGTTTTTCCTGTTTCTAAATTACAAGAAACATAGGTTAGATATTTAAATCTTTCCAAAACTTTATAATGAGTAACGGAATACCTACTTCTGTAAAAATTTCTTTGAAAAAGAGTCATTCTCTTTCTATTATTAGGATCTCTTCCTATAAAACCACTTATAGTTCCTTCTTTTTTTTGTATGTCTCCCCATACTAAGGCTAGATATTTTCTTTGAATAGTTTTAGAAATAAATTGTTGAAATAAATATTTTTGTGCATATTCATTTTTAGCTAAAACAAGTAAACCTGTAGTATCTTTATCTATTCTGTGTACTAAACCTAATCGATATAATTGATGATTATTTTTAAAATGATATTTAATTCCATGAATTAAGGTTCCTTTTTCGTTTCCAAAACCTGGATGTACTACCATTCCTGCAGCTTTGTTGATAACAAGAATATCTTCATCTTCATAAAGAATATTTAGAGGGAGATTTTCTGCAATAATATTTTTATATTCTGAATCTAAAATGGGAGGATAATAAATCTCTGCTTCCACAAGATCAAAAGGTTTTATTTTATAATTTTTTTTTATAATACATTGATTTACTAAAATCTTTCCAGAATTAGTAGCCTTATGAATTTGGTTTCTGCTGATATTTTGAATAGATTTCCTCAAAAATTTATCAATTCGAATAGTTTTTTGATGTTTTTCTACAAAAAATTTAAATTTTTTTATAGACATTTTTTTTATTTTTATTTTCCAAAAACAGGAGGTTTCGTTTTAGTCTTTTGTTCATCCATTTCTTCGTTTATTGGAATTTTTTCTTTTTTCATGTTTTTTTTGAATCATCTTTGTTGGATTCAGATGTTTTTATTAACCTATCTAAAGGTTTGGTAGTTAACCATAGATAAATGGGTTTTTTGTTATCCTGCATCTTTCCAGGAGTAGGTTCCTGACGATATACTTTTGCTTTCGTAGCAGAAGCATCATCCAATGGATCTTCATAATAAAAATTAATGATGTTAAATAATTTTTCTTTCAAAGTATAGGTGGCATTAGATAAAGACATTCCAGTTACATTTGGAACCGTATAGGAATAATTATTTTTTTTGTATCCTTTTCCTATTATTAATGTAATTCCATCTTGATGTGGAAGAATTGATCCAGAAGGAATGATTTTTCCTTTATAAACTACTTTTAAAACCGTATCCTTAGAAAGATCATTTACATATCTTATATCTTTCACCAAGATATGGTGAGCATGAAGTAATTTGATCGCTATACGTTTGTTTTTATTAATTATATTGGGGAGAACTGTAGTTTGAAATTTTTTTGCATTAGCTTGTATGTATATAGATCTTCCTACTTTCACAGGATCTCCTGCTTCTGGAAAAAAGGAAAGTACTTGATAAGGTTTAAAAGATGGATCATAATGTGATGTATCTACATCATATTTTAATCCTAATTTTTTTAAAATAGATATAGATTGGTTTAAAGTTAAATATCGGAGATTTGGGACAATCACGTAAGAACCGTGTTTTGTGTAAATATCGACCCATTTTAATGCAAGGCTAGTTATTTTATATAAAATAAATATAGCAATTAATAAATTTAGAAGTAAAATCAAACAATATTTTGAATACTTCATGTAAGAATAAAATAAAATGTAACTGATTAATATAAAAAAAATAGAGAATAATGAAAAAAATAGCTATTGTTATGGGAGGTTATACAGAGGAATCTATTATTTCGTTAAAAAGCGGAGAAGTAGTTTACAAAAATCTAAGTAAAGAAGAATTTGAAGTTTATAAAATCTATTTATTCATAGAAAAATGGATTTTAAAGGATAAAAATAATAAAGAGTATCCTGTGAATAAACATGATTTTACCGTTCGTATTACAAATGATCAAATTTTGAAATTTGATTGTGTTTTTAATGCTATACATGGAACTCCAGGAGAAGACGGAGTTTTACAAGCTTATTTTCATTTACTGAAAATTCCCTATACAGGATGCCATTTTCATCATGCCAGTATCACTTTTAATAAAAAATATTGTTTAACTTTCTTGAAAGAATTTGGAATTAAAACAGCTCCTTCCTTTTTTTTAAATAAAAACCAATCTTTTTGTGAAAAAAAATTACTAAAAAAAGTAGGATTACCATGTTTTGTAAAACCTAATAGATCCGGATCTAGTTTAGGGATATCTAAAGTCTATCAAGAAAGAGAACTAGCCAAGGCTATAGAACATGCTTTTAGAAAAGATCAAGAAATTATTGTAGAATCATTTCTGAAAGGGACTGAAGTTTCAGTAGGAGTTATTTCCTGGAATCAGGATATTAAAGTTTTACCTATTACAGAAATTATCAGTAGAAATGATTTCTTCGATTTTGAATCGAAGTATTCTGGAAAATCTCAAGAAATCACACCTGCTAGATTATTACCAAGTCTTGAAAAAAAAATACAAAAATTGGCAAAAAAGGTCTATGAAATTTTAAATTTATCAGGGATATCTAGATCGGAATATATACTGGTAAATGGAGATCCTTTTTTTTTAGAAATTAATACAATTCCTGGACTTTCGGAAGAAAGTATACTTCCAAAGCAATTAAAAATAGCCGGAATATCTTTATCTGAATTATTTAAAAAAAATATATACGATTCTATTGAAATTTTCAAGAAAAAAAATTCATAATCTACAATTACATTTACATTTCTTTCTACAAAAACTACTAGTTTTAGTAGAGAAAAATTTCAAAAAATTTTTGAAAAAATGAAATATGGAATACAAAAAAAATAAACCAATAATAATATACTGCCACATTTTAGGTTTTTAATATTTGATAAATAAAAAAAGAAGAAATATAAGCGAATGTGGTCATAAAAAAGAATTGTATTATGGGCCATTTCCAAGACTTTGTTTCTTTTTTTACTATAGATAAGGTACTTAAACATTGCATAGAAAAAGCATAGAAAAAAAGCAAAGAAAATCCTGTAGCAAAATTGTAAACGGGTTTACCTGTATCACTGAATATTTCTTTTTTCATTTTTTCTTTTAAGAAAAAATTTCCATTTTTTTCTATACTATATACAGAAGCCATAGTACTAACAAATACTTCTCTTGCTATAAGAGAAGAGATTAAACCTATTCCTATTTTCCAATCATATCCTAATGGAAGAAGAATGGGTTCCATTTTTTTTCCTAGTAAACCCAAATAAGAATTGGGTAATTCTTTTTTTTCAAATATATTTTCAAAACTAATTGAATATTTACTGGATGGGGAAAAATCTTTTTTAGGACCAAAAGATCCTAACCCCCAAATTAATACACTTAATAATACAATTATTTTTCCAGCGTTATACATGAAAGATTTGATATTTATCCATAGAGTAATCAATATATTTCCGAATATGGGCCATTTATAAGTAGGCATTTCCATAATAAGATGACTTTGATAATCTTTTTTAAGAAATAGATGAAGAATCATGGATATACTTAAAGCAGAAAAAAAACCTAAAAGGTACATTCCCATAAGGACTAATCCTCTCAACTGAATGAAATACCATTTTTTATCCGGAATGATGAGAGAAATTATTAATGTGTAAACAGGTAATCTAGCAGAACAGGTTATAAAAGGAGTTACTAAAATGGTGATTAAACGATCTCTATAATTTTCAATATGTCTAGCAGACATTATTGCAGGGATGGCACAGGCTACACTAGAAATAAGAGGAACTACACTTTTTCCATTTAATCCAAATGGCCGCATAATTCTATCCATTAAAAATATCACTCTGCTTATATAACCACTTTCTTCCATAAGAAGAAGGAAAAATAATAAAAGAAAAATTTGGGGGATAAAAGTGATAATAGTACTAATTCCAGGTAAAAAACCTTGTACAAAGAAATTGTTTAGGGGACCTGGATAAATATTTTCTAGTTTTTTTTGAAGAATAGAAAAAAAAAATTCTAGAATTTTTTTAGGATTTTCTGCCCAAAAAAAGACACTTTGAAATATGATAAACAAGAAAAAAAAGAAAATGAGATAACCCCAAAAAGGATGTAATAATAAATAATTATCTATCTTTTTAGAAAAATCTAAAGAATTTCTTTGGGGATCCAAAAGAAACTCAGAAACTGTTTTAGAAAAAATTTTTCCTATTTCTTCATATCTATCTAATGTTTCTCTAATTTGTAATTTTTTAGAAATGATATTGTGTTTTTTCTTAATCTCCTTCAAAAGTTCATCCTCTTTTAAGAATTTTTTATTATTTGCTAAATAATACCAAGCTCTATAAGTGTTGACCTGATAACCATTTTTTACATCTTGAATAGCAATGGAATGAGATGATCCTGGATTAAAGAAAAAGGAAAATTTATTTTTATGGTTCAGACTACTTATTTTCTGTTTTATCTTATCTATTCCTATTCCTTTTCTTGCATCGATTAAGACGATTTCAGTTAGAAGAAATTTCTTAAGTTTTTCTATATCAATAAAAACCCCTTTTTTTTTGTCTTCATCAAGCATATTCAAAATAAAGAGAACAGGAAAACCTAAATCTTGTATCTGTCTAAATAATAAAAGACTTTTTTTAATATTCGATGAGTCAGCTACAACAAGGATTTTATCTGGATAATCAATATCATCTATATTGTTTAGTAATTTACAAACTATTTCCTCATCTTCAGATGAGGGATATATGCTATAGGTTCCTGGAAGATCTATTATCTGATAGTGGGTCTTTTCATAAGAAAAAAATCCTATTTTTTTATCTACTGTGACTCCTAAATAATTTCCAACTTTTTGGTTGAGTCCAGTTAATTGATTAAACAAAGAAGTTTTTCCGACATTTGGATTTCCAATAAGAGCTAATTTAATTATTCTTTTCCGCATTTCTAAATAATAGGTTCTATGAGAATATTTTCCGCTTCTTTCTTACGTAAAGCTAAACAAGATTGATCATAAATAATACATAGTGGATCATAAAAAATAGAAACAAAAAGTATTTCAAACTTAACACCAGGTAAAACACCTAATTCTAACAATTTTATAGGAAAATCTTCATTTTTATATCCCTTTATAATCCCTTTTTCTCCTTTTTTAAGATTAGATAAGTTCAAATTTATATGTATTTAAAATTTTATTCTTTGTTAAATATACTTTCTTTATGCAAAGAATATTTTATGTTGTTTTTATAAACAAATGAAATTACTTTTTGTCGATAGAAAAAATGAAATAAAGGTTTAAATTTATCTTTAAAAATATGTTATAACTTATGACGTCTATTTTTGTTAGATCCATACAGTTACTACTAAGTATATCTATATTAATTCTTATTCATGAATTAGGTCATTTTTTATTATCTAAAGCATTTAAAGTACGTGTAGAGAGATTTTTTTTGTTTTTTGATCCTTGGTTTTCTATTTTCAAAAAAAAAATAGGAGATACTATTTATGGAATAGGTTGGATCCCTTTAGGAGGATATGTTAAAATATCTGGAATGATGACAAATGAAGAGAGAGATTATTCAGAAAAAGAAAAAATAGATTGGGAATTCCGTTCAAAATCTGCAATAAAAAGACTATTGATTGTATCCGGAGGAATTATTTCGAATGTGTTATTTTCTTTTGTGATTTTTTCTTTTTTGCTATTTAAATATGGAGAAACTTATCTTCCTACAAAAAATGTTAAATATGGAATTGAGGTAGATTATTTAGGAAAAAAAATAGGGTTAAGAAATGGGGACAACATTCTACTTGTCAACGGAAAATATATCCCTTATTTTCATGAAATCCCTAAAGCAATTCTTTTAGGTAATTCCATTACTATAGATCGCATGGGAAAAATTATCCATTTATCATTAAATGATGATAAAAAAAGATTTTTTTTTGATAGAAAAGAATTCAGTTATTTTATAATAAAACCTCGTGTTCCACCTATTATAAATTACGTAGTAAAAGATTCAGGAGCCTATAAATCTGGATTAAAAAATAATGATGAAATTTTAGCGATCAATTCAGAGTTTCTTTTATTTTCCGATCAACTAAAAGATATTTTATCAAAATATAATAACCAAACCATTTTTATTTCTATCAATAGAAATGGGAGACTACTTCAAAAAGAAGTTTTTTTAGATCAAAAAGGGATTTTAGGAATTTCTCTCAAAAATTTTATGGAAATGGATAATATTTTTTTATTCGAAAAAAAGAATTATTCCATAATTGAAAGTTTTCCTTATGGAGTAAAAAAAACTTGGGAGGTTTTAAAAAATCAAATATTTTTTTTAAAAAACGTTTTTCATTTAGAAACTAAAGCTTATAAACAGGTTGGGAGTTTTTTTTCTATGGCTAAAGAATTTCCTTCTCAATGGAATTGGGGGATTTTTTGGACTTTAACAGCCACTTTATCCATATGGTTAGCTTTCTTAAATTTATTTCCTGTTCCATCATTAGATGGCGGTTATATCTTATTTATTCTGATAGAAATGATCACTAAAAAAAGAATAAATGAAAGAATTTTTGAATGTTGTACCATCATTGGATTTCTAATGATTAGTTTGATGATGATTATGGTTATTATTTGGGATATTTTTAAAGTTTTTTCTATTAAAAATTTTTAAGGAAAAAAACTTTCTTTCTAGTAATTCCTATATCGATCATAAGATCATTTTTATGGATTGATGGAATATTATCTATTGGGTTAAAAAAACTCAATCCTATTTTTAGAACATTTTTTTTGCATAGTGTAAGAAATCTATCATAAAATCCTTTTCCATAACCAATACGATATCCTTTTAAATCAAAAACTAATAAAGGGACAAATATCACTTCAATAAAGGAAG
Protein-coding sequences here:
- the pyrH gene encoding UMP kinase is translated as MKYKRSLLKLSGEALMGNNEFGLHSTRLQQYAEEVKKVVEMGGQVAIVIGGGNIFRGFSSRIKENTIDRIGGDYMGMLATVINGIAFQAYLKNVGICTSIQTAIRMDQIAEPFVKDKAIHHLEKGRVVIFVAGLGNPYFTTDTAAVLRAIEIKADVLLKGTRVDGIYTKDPEKDKYAKKLKKISFDMAYQMGIKVMDQTAFILGNENNLPIIIFDINRKENFKKVISGEEIGTLVSNEK
- the leuS gene encoding leucine--tRNA ligase → MEYNFREIEKRWQIFWKKHNIFHTKENNGNKSSKYYILNMFPYPSGSGLHIGHCLGYIASDIYARYKRTTGHNVLFPIGFDSFGLPAEQYAIQTGQHPFKTTRQNVKKYQSQMDKIGLSFDWSRKLSTSDPTYYRWTQWMFIQIFNSWYDKTSEKAKSIDLLVEEFNKNGNLLVNASHSLNYKFDSKMWKEFNSSKKESILLNYRLAFLCENTVNWCPGLGTVLANDEITNGRSQRGGYPIHRKKMLQWHIRITAYIERLLKGLESVDCSKSLKKLQYNWIGKTLGYSIFLELFFQNQKENIKRIELFISRPETIFGMTFIILSTDHPMAEKISISSHREEVSLYCKKNLVEEKNISGVFTGNYVIHPFIKKKKIPIYVSNSFSVDHETLSIIGVPGHEKICKKFAKNMDLEVLSVLTPEKKEENTNNELYEGKNGICINSDFLNGLKVQEAKKKVIQILEEKNIGFKKNSYRLRDAIFSRQRYWGEPIPIYFKNKIPKTIPLEKLPLLLPEINNYHPKNGKSPLTRVKNWAWDERKMKIVSNTLVDNKYVFPIETSTMPSWAGSSWYFLRYMDAHNNQFFLDKKKEHIWKNIDLYIGGAEHSTGHLIYARFWHKFLKDRGWVSTEEPFKKIFNQGMILNYSATILKIIGKNIFISYGLRNSHNQGENLQKIYVDISLVNSNNELDINKFQDSRPEFSQAKFFLEKGRFFCQRQLEKMSKSKYNVITPDKISEKYGSDIFRLYEMFLGPVMESKPWNEEKINGIKNFLNKFLRLFHINKVFQVSDLDPTFQELKILHHTIKKLQEKINSFSFNTSISYLMIMVNQLSILKCNKRKILEPLVKLIAPFSPHIAEELWRKLGKEKSIIFYPFPVYDQKFLVKEKITYPIMFNGKLKFQETFESKLTIEEIRKKILNHPKIKFILDEKILQKIIIIPKKIINILFI
- a CDS encoding Glu/Leu/Phe/Val dehydrogenase, with product MSKKTKSKADAYSFFSCIEKNFDKAARYLSIKKGLLEQIKSCNAVYRMHFPVKIGKEIQVIEAYRVQHSHHKLPCKGGIRYSIKVNQDEVMTLAALMTYKCAIVDVPFGGAKGGIKIDPQIISTENIEKITRRYTSELIKKILIGPGIDVPAPDYGTGEREMSWIFDTFLSLSPGEVDALACVTGKPVSQGGVRGRKEATGLGVFYGIRELCKMKEEMLSVGLDVGLNGKKVIIQGLGNVGYHAATFFHEAGAIIVALAEREGAIYNKKGLNVSNVIIHLKKTGSILNFPESKNIEDTEKALELECDILIPAALENVIHKHNANRIKAKIIGEAANGPVTPEADDILGKKGVLIVPDIYLNAGGVTVSYFEWLKNLSHVRYGRMEKRFSENMNTELLQVIETSCRKKIPIEEKKMILRGPREIDLVRSGLEDTMINGFHKIRDLKKSLKIENMRTAAFVLAINKIIDSYEKLGIFP
- the mgtE gene encoding magnesium transporter, with the translated sequence MFNHHKECLENHFDENFLNNQTISFLVKLIQDHPDKVVDIFILLKINRGTSVFKVLDFPIKKKIIESLPSIKMMELLNKLSVDDRVSFLENLPKNSLKDLIKYLNPEEKRNTLVSLGYPENSVGRLMIPYYLAVQDTWSVQEVLDYIRKEGKNSDVIEIVYIVNQKGKLVDDIKIQEFLLVDTATKVADLMDGRYTAALSVIDTEEEATKIFSMNNRVSLPVIDDQKILLGIVTIDDILWVVNENYREDIQKIGGMEALNQSYLNVPLSKLIKKRAGWLTLLFIGEMLTTTVMQYFSSAIEKAVVLALFIPLVVSSGGNSGSQAASLIIQAMALGEVKMKDWWIVMRREIICGFFLGSILGLTGFIRVLTWHKINFFNYGPHWILVGVTIFLSLIGVVLWGTFSGSMLPFVIKKFRGDPASSSAPFVATLVDVVGLIIYFSISYILLQGTLL